A genomic stretch from Bradyrhizobium sp. 195 includes:
- a CDS encoding patatin-like phospholipase family protein, with product MERDAVLIDLALQGGGSHGAFSWGVLDRLLEEHWLSIAAISGTSAGAMNAAVLADGWTAGGAEGAREALEQYWRRVSKAAAFSPLQRSPLDRLMGRWTLDTSPAYILTDLMSRVLSPYDLNPTGFNPLRAVLAESIDFERLVRSPIQLFITATRVRTGRGRIFRNAEITVDVLLASACLPTMFRAIDIDGEPYWDGGYAGNPTITPLVRESDAHDTILVQINPTERLEEPRTAAEILNRLNEISFNSPLMKELRMIALLRQAADPGSGEGARWAKMRTHRVKSDMLAKFGASSKLNAEWEFVSMLRAEGRMAADAFLREHGADIGRRSTADLDVLLSEC from the coding sequence ATGGAACGGGACGCGGTACTGATCGATCTCGCGCTTCAGGGCGGCGGTTCGCACGGCGCCTTCTCCTGGGGTGTGCTTGATCGCCTGCTGGAGGAACACTGGCTCAGCATCGCCGCGATCTCCGGAACCTCAGCGGGCGCGATGAATGCGGCGGTGCTGGCGGACGGCTGGACGGCCGGCGGGGCCGAGGGCGCGCGTGAGGCGCTCGAGCAATACTGGCGCCGTGTTTCGAAGGCAGCGGCCTTCAGCCCGCTCCAGCGCTCGCCGCTCGATCGCTTGATGGGGCGCTGGACCCTCGACACCTCGCCGGCCTACATCCTCACCGACCTGATGTCGCGTGTGCTGTCGCCCTACGATCTCAATCCGACCGGCTTCAATCCGCTGCGCGCGGTGCTGGCCGAGAGCATCGATTTCGAACGGCTGGTGCGCTCACCGATCCAGCTGTTCATCACCGCGACGCGGGTGCGCACCGGGCGCGGCCGCATCTTCCGTAACGCGGAGATCACGGTGGACGTGCTGCTGGCATCGGCCTGCCTGCCGACCATGTTCCGCGCCATCGACATCGACGGCGAGCCCTATTGGGACGGCGGCTACGCCGGCAACCCGACGATCACGCCGCTCGTCCGCGAAAGCGACGCGCACGACACCATTCTCGTCCAGATCAACCCGACTGAGCGGCTGGAGGAGCCGCGGACCGCCGCGGAGATCCTCAACCGGCTGAACGAAATCTCCTTCAACTCGCCGCTGATGAAGGAGCTGCGCATGATCGCGCTGCTGCGCCAGGCGGCCGACCCCGGCAGCGGCGAGGGCGCGCGCTGGGCGAAGATGCGGACACACCGGGTCAAGAGCGACATGCTGGCGAAGTTCGGGGCCTCCTCGAAGCTCAACGCAGAGTGGGAGTTCGTCTCGATGCTGCGCGCCGAGGGGCGCATGGCCGCGGACGCCTTTCTCCGCGAGCACGGCGCGGATATCGGCCGTCGTTCGACCGCCGATCTCGACGTCCTCCTGTCGGAGTGCTGA
- a CDS encoding DUF1963 domain-containing protein, whose translation MSERDEIEETALPAVLVRRSDLPVPLTHPARSFFGGLPKLPPQFDWPTTEVRADVALETVALTFVAQIDLAEVPGASWSPLPTRGTLFFFCSSVFVGEGHPPCRVLYSPTDGGAYADRAPPPDLMPLAGTNGDRQVKWLNPDVDFHSKVEFKYPISFLPFRDFYFREDVVGGELMIKELCKALGPGGPQENDLLRFRSVAQYEKDEDWPFNWLLVTYVVRSVLSHVQRDLTLGYYGKPLADEAKVELKRLRASAIGWLERCRALTPMDDVSPDPKATFRSWWIDVVQTYKRMEGQVRTYAGEIVDDLRNAINHTIRCMFTQDVDASEDAPPSYVMNLVRQNRWKTPEARDGEYRRFSTALHQMLGYGSGPQDATEVHLEDMLLLQIQGDLAFSNWHSDVGGVLHFWIDRDALDRRDFSQVVATYECD comes from the coding sequence CAGTGATCTGCCCGTGCCGCTGACGCATCCGGCGCGAAGCTTTTTCGGTGGACTTCCCAAATTGCCTCCGCAGTTTGACTGGCCCACAACGGAGGTCAGAGCCGACGTGGCCTTGGAGACCGTTGCACTTACATTCGTCGCTCAGATCGACTTGGCTGAAGTGCCTGGAGCCAGCTGGTCGCCGCTTCCGACGCGGGGCACGCTCTTTTTCTTCTGCAGCTCGGTTTTTGTAGGCGAAGGACATCCACCGTGTCGCGTCCTCTACAGCCCGACTGACGGAGGCGCGTATGCCGACCGCGCTCCACCGCCAGACCTGATGCCGCTGGCAGGGACCAACGGCGATCGTCAGGTCAAATGGCTCAATCCCGACGTCGATTTTCATTCCAAGGTCGAGTTCAAATATCCAATCTCATTTCTGCCGTTCCGCGACTTCTACTTCCGTGAGGATGTCGTCGGAGGCGAGCTCATGATCAAGGAATTATGCAAGGCGCTGGGTCCAGGCGGGCCGCAGGAGAATGATCTGCTTCGATTCCGAAGCGTGGCCCAATACGAAAAGGACGAGGACTGGCCTTTCAACTGGCTCCTGGTCACTTACGTGGTTCGGTCGGTCTTGTCGCACGTCCAGCGCGATCTGACGCTTGGATATTACGGCAAGCCGCTCGCCGACGAAGCAAAGGTAGAGTTGAAGCGTCTTCGCGCCAGTGCGATCGGATGGCTCGAGCGGTGTCGGGCGCTGACCCCGATGGATGACGTCAGTCCGGACCCGAAGGCGACCTTCAGATCATGGTGGATCGACGTCGTACAGACCTACAAGAGAATGGAAGGCCAGGTACGCACGTATGCGGGTGAAATCGTGGACGACCTCCGCAATGCCATCAATCATACGATCCGTTGTATGTTCACCCAGGATGTCGACGCTTCCGAAGATGCCCCTCCGAGTTACGTTATGAACCTCGTGCGGCAGAATCGTTGGAAGACGCCGGAGGCGCGAGATGGAGAATATCGCCGATTTTCCACCGCGCTTCATCAGATGCTGGGATACGGCAGCGGCCCGCAGGATGCGACCGAGGTGCATTTGGAGGACATGTTGCTGCTCCAGATACAAGGTGATCTCGCTTTTTCTAATTGGCACTCCGATGTCGGCGGTGTGCTTCATTTTTGGATCGATCGGGATGCTCTTGACCGGCGCGACTTTTCGCAAGTCGTCGCTACATATGAGTGCGACTAG
- a CDS encoding rhodanese-like domain-containing protein, whose protein sequence is MKLPTVTPADIRRALLLREEIALLDLRYEAGFATGHPLFAANMAVDRIAIEAETRLPRKDAAIVLYDDGEGLVATGAERLAALGYINISALDGGLKAWRAAGYEVFEDVNSYSKAFGELVEARRHTPSFSADEVAKLIADKADIAILDVRRFDEYATMNIPGSVSVPGAELVLRAGQAAPNPETTIIVNCAGRTRSIIGTQSLINAGVPNKVRALRNGTIGWTLARHTLDHGADRRGAVGPFEGGPANARDVAYRAGVRHIGANEMVALVAQADRTLYRFDVRDAEEYAAGHLPGFRHYPGGQLVQETDMAAPVRGARILLTDDKAVRADMTASWLAQMGWEVYVLDGGYDGALEIGPPRVLPKPDPAHRYRRPYEGTDIAQAAMQAYLDWEYGLVEQLRRDGTHGFYVI, encoded by the coding sequence ATGAAGCTCCCCACCGTCACCCCCGCCGATATCCGCCGCGCCCTGCTGCTGCGCGAAGAAATCGCGCTGCTCGATCTCAGATATGAGGCAGGCTTCGCGACGGGGCATCCGTTGTTCGCGGCCAATATGGCCGTCGACCGGATCGCGATTGAGGCCGAGACGCGGCTGCCGCGCAAGGACGCGGCGATCGTACTCTATGACGACGGTGAGGGGCTGGTCGCGACCGGCGCCGAACGCCTCGCCGCGCTCGGCTATATCAATATCAGCGCACTCGACGGCGGGCTGAAGGCCTGGCGCGCGGCGGGCTATGAGGTCTTCGAGGACGTCAATTCCTACTCGAAAGCGTTCGGCGAATTGGTCGAAGCGCGGCGGCACACGCCGTCGTTCAGCGCCGACGAGGTGGCCAAGCTGATCGCCGACAAGGCTGACATCGCCATCCTCGACGTTCGCCGTTTCGACGAGTACGCGACCATGAACATTCCGGGCTCGGTCAGCGTGCCCGGCGCGGAGCTGGTGTTGCGGGCAGGGCAGGCCGCGCCGAATCCCGAAACCACCATCATCGTCAATTGTGCCGGCCGCACCCGCTCCATCATCGGAACCCAGTCGCTGATCAATGCCGGCGTGCCCAACAAGGTGCGCGCGTTGCGCAACGGCACCATCGGCTGGACGCTGGCGCGGCACACGCTCGACCACGGCGCCGACAGGCGCGGCGCGGTCGGGCCGTTCGAGGGTGGTCCGGCCAATGCGCGCGATGTCGCCTATCGTGCCGGCGTGCGCCACATCGGCGCGAACGAGATGGTTGCGCTTGTCGCACAGGCGGATCGCACACTCTACCGCTTCGACGTGCGCGACGCTGAAGAGTATGCAGCCGGCCATCTCCCCGGTTTCCGCCATTATCCGGGCGGGCAACTCGTGCAAGAGACCGACATGGCCGCGCCGGTGCGCGGGGCACGCATCCTCCTGACCGACGACAAGGCCGTTCGCGCTGACATGACGGCGTCGTGGCTGGCGCAGATGGGTTGGGAGGTCTATGTGCTGGACGGAGGCTATGACGGCGCGCTCGAGATCGGCCCGCCGCGGGTGCTGCCCAAGCCCGATCCGGCCCACCGTTACCGTCGGCCCTATGAAGGCACCGACATCGCGCAAGCCGCGATGCAGGCCTATCTCGATTGGGAATACGGCCTCGTCGAGCAGCTCCGCCGCGACGGCACGCATGGGTTTTATGTGATTTAA
- the serA gene encoding phosphoglycerate dehydrogenase — protein MPAPGQSPERSAKALLLEGVNDSAVDLFRSAGFTNVERLTKALDGEDLRRALKGVSLLGIRSRTQITDEVLAAADQLLAVGCFSVGTNQVDLMAARKRGIPVFNAPFSNTRSVAELVIGEIVMLLRRIFPRSVSAHEGGWDKSATGSREVRGRTLGIVGYGNIGSQLSTLAEAIGMRVIYFDRTDKLRHGNTEPVEKLEELLAQSDVVSLHVPETPETAGMIGEKELRAMKSGSFLINNSRGTVVDLDALARALRDGHLAGAAIDVFPVEPSSNSDRFNSPVQGLENVILTPHIGGSTEEAQERIGGEVARKLVDYFITGSTMGAVNFPEVQLHLRPAGARFSHVHRNVPGMLRRLNEVFLQRDINIAAQYLETAGDLGYVVLDADLGGQDSAALLQQIRGLDGTVGARLVFEH, from the coding sequence ATGCCAGCCCCAGGCCAAAGCCCTGAGCGGAGCGCCAAGGCGCTGCTGCTCGAAGGCGTCAATGACAGTGCCGTGGACCTGTTCAGGAGCGCGGGCTTCACCAATGTCGAGCGGCTGACCAAGGCGCTGGACGGTGAGGATCTGCGGCGCGCCCTCAAGGGCGTGTCGCTGCTCGGCATCCGCTCGCGCACCCAGATCACCGACGAGGTGCTCGCCGCCGCCGACCAGCTGCTCGCGGTCGGCTGCTTCAGCGTCGGCACCAACCAGGTCGATCTCATGGCGGCGCGCAAGCGCGGCATTCCCGTGTTCAACGCACCGTTCTCCAACACGCGCAGCGTCGCCGAGCTCGTGATCGGCGAGATCGTGATGTTGCTGCGGCGGATATTTCCGCGCTCGGTGTCGGCGCATGAGGGCGGCTGGGACAAGTCGGCGACCGGTAGCCGCGAGGTGCGCGGCCGCACCCTCGGCATTGTCGGCTACGGCAATATCGGCTCGCAGCTCTCGACGCTGGCCGAGGCGATCGGCATGCGCGTGATCTATTTCGACCGCACCGACAAGCTCCGCCACGGCAACACCGAGCCGGTCGAGAAGCTGGAAGAGCTGCTGGCGCAGAGCGACGTCGTCAGCCTGCACGTGCCGGAGACGCCGGAGACCGCGGGCATGATCGGCGAAAAGGAACTGCGGGCGATGAAATCAGGCTCGTTCCTGATCAACAACAGCCGCGGCACCGTGGTCGATCTCGACGCGCTCGCGCGCGCCTTGCGCGACGGTCATCTCGCCGGCGCCGCGATCGACGTGTTTCCGGTCGAGCCGTCCTCGAATTCGGATCGCTTCAACAGCCCGGTGCAGGGTCTCGAAAACGTCATCCTCACGCCGCATATCGGCGGCTCCACCGAGGAGGCGCAGGAGCGCATCGGCGGTGAAGTCGCGCGAAAACTGGTCGATTATTTCATTACGGGCTCGACCATGGGCGCGGTGAATTTCCCGGAAGTGCAGCTGCATCTGCGTCCCGCCGGCGCGCGCTTCAGTCATGTCCATCGCAACGTGCCCGGCATGCTGCGGCGGCTCAACGAGGTGTTCCTCCAGCGCGACATCAACATCGCCGCGCAATATCTGGAGACCGCCGGCGATCTCGGTTACGTCGTGCTCGACGCAGATCTCGGCGGCCAGGACTCCGCGGCGCTGCTCCAGCAGATCCGCGGCCTCGACGGCACGGTCGGCGCAAGGCTGGTATTCGAGCACTAA